One stretch of Roseovarius mucosus DNA includes these proteins:
- a CDS encoding GNAT family N-acetyltransferase yields the protein MTLTQAPVLETPRLILRGPEPRDLEPTITFLLDRDRSEGFGSSPNRGEAWRWFALNVGHWHIHGYGYFTIEMKDTGETAGIAGIWNPEGWPEPELGWALYAGFEGRGIAYEAAARARRYAYEDLGFDTLTSNIVPGNTRSVALAERLGAWFEREYDNIHMGRDLLYRHPGPDAASGRDDDGSVEAYA from the coding sequence ATGACCCTCACCCAGGCCCCCGTGCTGGAAACCCCGCGCCTCATCCTGCGCGGGCCGGAGCCGCGGGATCTTGAGCCCACCATCACCTTTCTGCTCGACCGCGACCGGTCCGAGGGCTTTGGGTCATCACCCAACCGGGGCGAGGCGTGGCGGTGGTTCGCGCTCAACGTCGGGCATTGGCATATCCACGGCTATGGGTATTTCACCATCGAGATGAAGGACACCGGCGAGACCGCAGGGATCGCGGGCATCTGGAACCCCGAAGGCTGGCCCGAACCGGAATTGGGCTGGGCGCTCTATGCCGGGTTCGAGGGGCGAGGCATCGCCTATGAGGCGGCCGCGCGCGCGCGCCGCTATGCCTATGAAGATCTGGGCTTTGATACGCTGACCTCGAATATCGTGCCGGGCAATACCCGCTCTGTCGCGCTGGCCGAACGGCTGGGCGCGTGGTTCGAGCGGGAATATGACAACATCCACATGGGCCGCGACCTGCTTTATCGCCACCCCGGACCCGATGCCGCCTCTGGCCGCGATGATGACGGCTCGGTTGAGGCCTACGCATGA